One segment of Erigeron canadensis isolate Cc75 chromosome 2, C_canadensis_v1, whole genome shotgun sequence DNA contains the following:
- the LOC122590184 gene encoding EPIDERMAL PATTERNING FACTOR-like protein 2: MGCGHNPKLLIHHHHHHLTIYPLLFLSILFTAQFISFAQGRVLIGKAANSHSQVDEEKTILRGQIGSRPPRCERRCGSCGHCEAIQVPTTPQTKTTTNEVINPKAIATIAYARGDYTSNYKPMSWKCKCGSFLFNP; encoded by the exons ATGGGTTGTGGTCACAACCCCAAATTActaattcatcatcatcatcatcatttaacCATTTATCCTCTACTCTTTCTCTCCATTCTATTCACAGCCCAATTCATATCTTTTGCTCAAG GTAGAGTGCTAATTGGAAAAGCAGCCAATTCTCATTCTCAG GTGGATGAAGAGAAGACAATACTAAGAGGACAAATAGGATCAAGACCTCCAAGATGTGAAAGAAGGTGTGGTTCATGTGGTCATTGTGAAGCCATTCAAGTGCCCACAACTCCACAAACCAAGACTACCACAAATGAAGTTATTAATCCAAAAGCAATAGCTACAATTGCATATGCAAGAGGTGATTATACCTCTAACTACAAGCCCATGAGTTGGAAGTGCAAATGTGGGAGCTTTCTCTTCAACCCATGA